ATTGAGGTTGTTATTGTTTATTCGTTGACCACTAACTATTGACTATTTATTATTGATTATTGTTGAATCGGTTGTTCTCACAAACTATTGCTACTAACTATTAATCACTCATCATTAATCATTAATTATAATTAGGTCTTCGACTGCGCTCAGACTGACATTAGTAATGTTATTGTTTATTTGCTTATTGGTTTTTGACCTTTGAAATACTTCTAATTCATAATTCTCAATTCTTAATTTGAATCGTTTAATTGTTGAATTGGTTGGGTGACCACAAACTATTACAAACTATTAACTCATATTAGATCTTCGACAGGCTCAGACTGACATGGAGGTTGTTATTGTCTATTCGTTGAATTATTGACCACTAATTATCTACTATTTTTTATTGTTGATTTGTTGAATTGACTATTTGTTACTAGCTAGTGACTATATTTATTGAAAGCCTATAGTTAACTTTTTTGTCAAGCTGAGCTTGTCGAAGCTATTGAATTGTTTATTCACTATTTATTACCGCTATTGTTTATTTGACTACTAGCAACCTATTAATAATTATTAATCATTCATCATTAATCATTAATTATAGCTACTTTAACTAAGTTGCATAAAACTCAAAAGCATCTATTATAATATCTTCATCTACCAAACAATCAATTCTTGGTTTTCCAATGTTTTCCAACAATACAAAATTGATATTACCGTGATTATTTTTTTTGTCGTATTTAAGTAATTCAATGATGGTTGCATACTCTGAAGTATCGATAGCTACTTTTCCATAGTAATCAACAAAAAGGGTTTTAATATTATGAGCCACTTGTTTTGGGAACCCTGCTAGTTCGGTAGAAATATAAGCTGCTAAAATCATTCCCACAATAATGGCCTCACCATGTAGTAAAGAGGTTTTATTAGGGTTGCTTAAAAAATAAGACTCAATGGCATGACCAAGCGTATGGCCAAAATTCAAAGTTTTTCGCAGATTGTTTTCAAAAGGGTCCACTTCAACAACATTCTTTTTAATCATTACCGATTCATAAATCAATTCATCTAAATCAACTAAAGACAGTTTCGAGAGGTCTTGAAATTTATTCCAATAGTTTTTATCACTAATTAACCCGTGCTTTAGCATTTCTGCTAGGCCGGAACGCATTTGATTTTGTGGCAATGTATTTAAAAAATGAGTGTCTATAAGCACTAAATCGGGGTTGCTTATAACGCCTATCTGGTTTTTTAAATGTCCTAGATCAACGCCCGTTTTACCACCAACTGAAGCATCAACCATGGATAATAGGGTAGTGGGTACATTAATATAAGCAATGCCACGTTTGAAAGTGCAGGCTACAAAACCGCCCAAATCGGTAATAACACCGCCACCAATGTTTATTAGCAAGCTTTTTCGGTCGGCATTCAATTCTGAAAGTGAGTTCCAAACACCAACACAGGTATCAATAGTTTTGTTTACTTCACCAGATTCTATTTCAATAATTTCAATTGCAATCTTAGTTTCCAGTTTTTCTAAAAAATATGGTAAGCAAAATTGATGGGTATTTTCATCTACTAAAATAAAGATTTTGGAAAAATTATGAGTATTAATATGCTCGTTTATAGATGGATAACATGTGTTGTTAAAATGAATCTTACAATTATTTGTTGCTATAGAATCCATAAAATAATTATTTTTTTTTGTAACCACGAAATTAAGGAGATTTTATATAAAATGATAGCTTGTGGTTAATTATATTTGCAGCAAATATTAAATATAATGCAAAAAAACACCCCTATTTTTGACAATACCGAAATTGCTTTTGCTTTAAAAAGTGATTCTGAATTGGAACGTGCCTATTTTTTGTTCAAAATGATTTCAATAGAGCCTTTAGTTCGAATAGGTACTGCTGCTACAAATTTTGCCCTAAAAGCGCATTTACCTATTGAAGGATTGATTCGTTCGACGGTATTTGATCATTTTTGTGGGGGCGTCAATGAAGAAGATTGTCTGCCCGTTATCAATAAGATGTATGAAAAAGGGGTGAGCTCTGTGTTAGACTTTTCGGTTGAGGCTAAAGAAAGTGAAAAGGAGTTTGATTATGCCCGAGATGTTACTCTTAAAATTATTGAGTTCTGTAAAGAGATTAAAGCCATTCCCATAGCGGTTTTTAAGCCATCGGGTTTTGGCCGTTTTTATTTATATGAAAAAATAAGCAAAGGGGATGCCTTGACAACCAAGGAACAAGAGGAGTGGCGTAAGGTTGTGGAGCGGTTTGATGTGGTTTGTAAAAAAGCAAAAGCAAATAACGTCGCCGTATTAATTGATGCAGAAGAAAGTTGGATACAAGATGCAGTCGATGCCTTAATAACCCAAATGATGGCAAAGTACAATACTGAAAAGCCAATTGTTTTTAACACTTTGCAAATGTACAGGCACGATAGATTAGCATTTTTAAGAAGCGAGCATGAAAAAGCGACGATAGGCCATTATTTTCTTGGGTACAAATTAGTACGTGGTGCCTATATGGAAAAAGAAAATGATAGGGCAGAAGAAATGGGTTACGAATCGCCAATATGTAAAAGTAAAGCTGCTACAGACGACAATTTCAATGCTGGTTTGAGTTATGTGTTAGACCATATAGATTGCATGTCTTTATTCGCAGGAACGCATAATGAAGTCAGTTCCTATTTACTTATGGATTTGATGGCGGAAAAAGGGATTGAGAATAACGATCCTAGGGTTTGGTTTGGACAGCTGTATGGAATGAGCGATCATATCAGTTTTAATCTAGCAGATAAAGGATACAACGTGGCTAAGTATGTGCCGTTTGGTCCAGTAAAAGACGTGATGCCTTACTTAATACGCCGTGCAGAGGAAAACACATCGGTAGCTGGACAAACAGGCAGGGAATTAGCGCTTTTGGCTAAAGAGAAGAAGAGACGGAGGATCTCGTGAATTGTGAAAGGTGAAAGGTGAGACGGTAGTTGATAGTTGGACTTCTTGGATTTTTGATTAACGATTGACGATTTTTGAATTCTAGACTTATTAAGACTTGTTAGATTTTTAGATTGGCTGTTGACCATACACTAGTATTCTAGATCTTGGTTCTTGGCTCTTTGTGTACTTTTAACTTCTGTCTTCTGATTACATATAACTTAATAGCAATCGCTTTATTTCTTGAGGAGATAGGTAAGGGTTTATGTCTAGTAATTTACTCAAATTGGTATTTTTAAGAGGGTTTTCTTTATTTTGCTTTACCAAGAAAATGTCTTCATGGGCGGTAGCTATTAAGGTTTCATTTTTAGAGATCATGTCTTCGGTCTGCTTTTCGCCAGGGCGCAACCCTATTATTTTAATTGCTATTTTATCGTGCTTACTTGCATATAAGTCGATAAAGCAATTGGCCAAATCAATTAGTTTGATAGGTTCTCCCATATTAAAAGTAAATACACTGCCTTCAGATTTGTTAAACGTGGCAATTTTTAAAATGAGATGGCAGGCTTTATGTTTGTCTATAAAATAGCGGGCTACGGTTTTACTGGTAATTGTTAAGGGCAGACCATAATCTATTTGCTTTTTAAAAACCGGTAGCACCGATCCGTTAGATCCTATAATATTTCCAAAGCGTGTTATTACAAATTGCGTGTGGCTTTTTTGAGCTAGCTGAATGATGTGGTTTTCTGCAATGTATTTAGTAATACCCATGATGCTGATTGGGTTTACGGCTTTATCGGTAGATATAAAGATGAATTTTTTAGCATGATATTTAATAGCTAAATCTGCCAGTAGTTTAGTAGCCAAAATATTCGTTTTAACAGCTTCGTATGGATGCGCTTCCATTAAAGGGACGTGTTTATAGGCTGCTGCATGAAAAATGAGTGTAGGTTTATAGGTTTCGAAAAGAAATTCAACGGACTCAGCGTCATTTATGTTTAAAAGTAAACAGTCTATTTTTGTTAAGTCTTCGTTTTCAAAAGCTTTGATTAAGTCATAAAGTGGTGATTCAGCAATATCAATAAGAATTAATTTTTTATAATCGCACGCCAAAATATGTTTAGCAAGTTCGCTACCAATAGACCCCGCGGCTCCTGTAATTAAAATGGTTTCTTCAGAAAAATCAAAATTTTGAAATACTTTTTTAGTGTCTCCATTTAAATGAATGACGCCAGAATCTTCTATTAATTGTTTTATGTGGTTGTAGGTTTCTGGGGTCATGTATTTGTATTGGGTTAGGTGTTATTTGTACAGGTTAAAGCACAGTTCTAAAGTAGGAATAATAAAGCATTTATACAAGTGGGAATTTGTTGATATAATGAACCTTTTTTCCAAGCTTGTCGAAACTATTGTTTGAATCCATGAGAATCGCATAGATTTTCTTATTGCGTATATTTTATTGAATATGCGATTTATAAACTGAGCAATACTAGTGTTTGTCATTCTGAGATCTTTGTTAAAGTTTTGTTTACAGAACACGTCAATGGTAGCCTGTCTAAGACGCTTATATAAATTTATTAATTGTTTTTTTATTTTTTATTGGCCAATAATAATCTAATGTGCATTTAAACATACTGGGATATTTTACACAATATTGAATTATAGCTTACAAATTGTAGATAAACATTGGTCGTAAAATAGCTGTTACATAATTGCTATCTATAATGAGCCTAAAGGCGTCATATCTGTAACTATGTAAAATAGAACCCAAAAGTTCTATTCGCTATTTTACTTATAACACATTTGAACTATAATGTTCTGCGTTATGTAACTTGAGCTTTGGTTAAAAGCGAAAGTTGTTACTAGAGTTTCTTTAAAAAATTTATTCTAAAAGGTTTCATTACGATGTTAATGGAACACTCTTTATGCGACGACGCAGGAGGGAAGCATAATGTGTTTGGAATGGTGTTGTCAAGAAATTAAGCTAAATGCTTTTTTCTTTGCATTCCTCAAGTTATAGGGTTTAGATTTAGAATTTGTGTGATTATTTATAGAATCATCAATCAATAAATTGATATAGAACAAGTCAGATTTAGTTTTAATTAATGACTGTTTTATTTTATTCAATATCGCTTGAATTTGGGTAAAATCTTCATCAGTTATAGATAAATTCACTATAATAGTTTTATAAAACTCTCGATAATAACTAGATTCAAATTGATCAATTTCTTTATTATAAATCAAATCAAATAGCTCTATCAAATCTTCTTTTTTGTCTATGTTATTGAATTTTGAAAAGACAATACCATGAAAAGAATGTGCTAGTCCATTTCGTAAGCTTTTTAAAATAAAAGAGAAAGCATTGGCGTCATTTAATTCTATTAATACTTTCAAAGCATCAATCTTAAACCTTTCTTTTTCACTTTCTAAATAT
This genomic window from Mariniflexile sp. TRM1-10 contains:
- the aroB gene encoding 3-dehydroquinate synthase, producing the protein MDSIATNNCKIHFNNTCYPSINEHINTHNFSKIFILVDENTHQFCLPYFLEKLETKIAIEIIEIESGEVNKTIDTCVGVWNSLSELNADRKSLLINIGGGVITDLGGFVACTFKRGIAYINVPTTLLSMVDASVGGKTGVDLGHLKNQIGVISNPDLVLIDTHFLNTLPQNQMRSGLAEMLKHGLISDKNYWNKFQDLSKLSLVDLDELIYESVMIKKNVVEVDPFENNLRKTLNFGHTLGHAIESYFLSNPNKTSLLHGEAIIVGMILAAYISTELAGFPKQVAHNIKTLFVDYYGKVAIDTSEYATIIELLKYDKKNNHGNINFVLLENIGKPRIDCLVDEDIIIDAFEFYAT
- a CDS encoding proline dehydrogenase family protein, with product MQKNTPIFDNTEIAFALKSDSELERAYFLFKMISIEPLVRIGTAATNFALKAHLPIEGLIRSTVFDHFCGGVNEEDCLPVINKMYEKGVSSVLDFSVEAKESEKEFDYARDVTLKIIEFCKEIKAIPIAVFKPSGFGRFYLYEKISKGDALTTKEQEEWRKVVERFDVVCKKAKANNVAVLIDAEESWIQDAVDALITQMMAKYNTEKPIVFNTLQMYRHDRLAFLRSEHEKATIGHYFLGYKLVRGAYMEKENDRAEEMGYESPICKSKAATDDNFNAGLSYVLDHIDCMSLFAGTHNEVSSYLLMDLMAEKGIENNDPRVWFGQLYGMSDHISFNLADKGYNVAKYVPFGPVKDVMPYLIRRAEENTSVAGQTGRELALLAKEKKRRRIS
- a CDS encoding SDR family NAD(P)-dependent oxidoreductase codes for the protein MTPETYNHIKQLIEDSGVIHLNGDTKKVFQNFDFSEETILITGAAGSIGSELAKHILACDYKKLILIDIAESPLYDLIKAFENEDLTKIDCLLLNINDAESVEFLFETYKPTLIFHAAAYKHVPLMEAHPYEAVKTNILATKLLADLAIKYHAKKFIFISTDKAVNPISIMGITKYIAENHIIQLAQKSHTQFVITRFGNIIGSNGSVLPVFKKQIDYGLPLTITSKTVARYFIDKHKACHLILKIATFNKSEGSVFTFNMGEPIKLIDLANCFIDLYASKHDKIAIKIIGLRPGEKQTEDMISKNETLIATAHEDIFLVKQNKENPLKNTNLSKLLDINPYLSPQEIKRLLLSYM